In one window of Bos taurus isolate L1 Dominette 01449 registration number 42190680 breed Hereford chromosome 15, ARS-UCD2.0, whole genome shotgun sequence DNA:
- the OR10V1 gene encoding olfactory receptor family 10 subfamily V member 1, with amino-acid sequence MEEINKTAKVQFFFRPFSADPKVQALISVAFLAMYLTSLGGNALIALIVQINHSLHTPMYFFLANLAALEILYTSCLAPLALANLLSMGRTPISITGCGTQMFFFVFLGGADCVLLAVMAYDRLMAIRYPLGYTLLMSWPLCVQLMVGSLKLGFLLSLPLTVLIFRLPFCNNSEIYHFFCDMPAVMRLACADTHVHQSALYAISFTVLSIPLSMIFVSYVFIVVTVLRIRSTEGRRRACSTCSAHLSVVLLQCGCTSFMYLSPRSSYSPETGRVVSVVYTFITPILNPLIYSMRNKELKNALRRALRRL; translated from the coding sequence atggaagaaataaataaaaccgcAAAGGTGCAATTCTTCTTTCGTCCATTCTCAGCCGACCCTAAGGTCCAGGCGCTGATTTCTGTGGCCTTCCTGGCGATGTACCTGACCAGCCTGGGTGGAAATGCCCTCATAGCCCTTATTGTTCAGATCAATCAttccctccacacccccatgtactttttcctggCTAACCTGGCAGCTCTGGAAATCCTCTATACATCTTGCCTCGCCCCCCTGGCCTTGGCAAACCTTCTTTCAATGGGCAGAACCCCCATTTCTATCACTGGATGTGGTACCCAGATGTTTTTCTTCGTCTTCCTGGGAGGGGCTGATTGCGTCCTGCTCGCGGTCATGGCTTACGACCGGTTGATGGCGATCCGTTACCCTTTAGGGTACACCCTCCTCATGAGCTGGCCCTTGTGTGTGCAGCTGATGGTGGGGTCCCTGAAACTAGGGTTCTTGCTGTCACTACCGCTGACAGTTTTAATCTTCCGCCTCCCGTTCTGCAACAATAGTGAAATCTACCACTTCTTCTGCGACATGCCTGCTGTCATGCGCCTGGCTTGCGCGGACACGCACGTTCACCAGTCCGCTCTGTACGCCATCAGCTTCACCGTCCTAAGCATTCCCCTCTCGATGATCTTCGTCTCCTACGTCTTCATCGTGGTGACCGTCTTACGGATCCGGTCCACGGAAGGGCGCCGCCGGGCCTGCTCCACGTGCTCCGCTCACCTCTCGGTGGTCCTCCTGCAGTGCGGCTGCACCAGCTTCATGTATTTGTCCCCCAGGTCCAGCTACTCTCCTGAGACGGGCCGGGTGGTGTCAGTGGTCTACACCTTCATCACTCCCATCTTAAACCCCTTAATCTATAGTATgaggaacaaagaattgaaaaatGCCCTCAGGAGGGCATTACGCAGGCTCTAG